The following is a genomic window from Spirosoma foliorum.
GGCATAGCTCAGAAGGCGACCCGGATTTAACGGCTATCCGTCAACGCATTAACCCTATTTTAGAACGCTATGGCGTCGATATGGTTGTGCTGGGTCATAGCCATAACTATGAGCGTTCGTACCCAATTCATGACCAATATGGCCCCATGAGCGATTTCAGTTCGAACCCTTCCGCCTACCGCTTTCCCGAAGATAATGGCTCGGGGCGTTACGATGGCTCCGATAATTCCTGTGCCTACAAAAGCACATCAGAAAAGAAGAAACAGGGAACGGTTTACGTTGTTGCAGGCTCATCGGGAGCGTTAGGAACAAACCCCAACTTAGGCACTCATGCCGTGATGGTTTCGACGCAACGCTTGCAGGGCGGCTCTTTTTACTTCGAAGTTGAAGATAACCGTCTGGATGCCAAGTTCATTCAACCGAGTTCTTCCTCCAACTATTCTATTAGTGATCAATTCACGATCCTGAAAGATGTTGGATTAACGCAAACCTTGACATCTCCTTCTGGTCAATCAATGACGCTAACGGCCAGTTATCTTAGCGATTATCAGTGGAGCAGTTCTGCCAATACGGGCTTCTCGGCCTCCACCCGTTCGATCGTTGTTAACCCATTAGCTGGCACTACCAGCACCTACACCGTACGCGATAGCAAGAATTGCGTACAGGATGTTTTCACAGTGATTAGTTCAGGCCCTATGTTCACGCTTAAATCGGGAAACTGGAACGATCCCAGCATCTGGTCTGGCAATCGAGTTCCTACCAGTTCCGATACACTGCAGTTAAAACATCTGGTGAGCATTCCGAATAATACCGAAGTACATGCATTGACGATAAACTACGACCCCGGGATTAAGCTCCAGATTGGTTTGCAAGCCAAAGTAAGGATCGCCAACTAGCCGTTTAGTACCTGCCACCAGGCTTCCGTCGATTCAAGGCGGGTTCACGTTCAACAATTGGCAACTGGGTCGGTCGGCTAGTCAGGCCGGTTGTATCTGTTAATGAGTTTAGAAACGAAACCAGTGCTTTCTGCTCCACAGGCGTCAGATCGAGGGGTTTATCGGCTAAGGTTTGCCCATCAAGATGAATACCAATCCCTCGCCCTCCGCCCCGGTTATAGAAAT
Proteins encoded in this region:
- a CDS encoding purple acid phosphatase family protein, translated to MKRFLLVSTFFWFTWTLTSAQTISRGPYLQMGSQTAVSIRWRTDVPTIGKVSYGLSASNLSASVSEAVSTTEHEVRITGLAPDSQYFYSVGTTTQVLQQGSDNYFLTAPSATTKRKIRVVSFGDSGMNPNGNQTNVRNAFLNYRGSTPTDLWMLIGDNSYDGDDPAYQVNFFEAYQTTLMKNSMLFSVPGNHDYSNNSTLADNHNIPYFSNFSLPTNAESGGVASGTKEWYSVDYGPIHFIMLDGYGTRPVNGVATKFYADTLNHPQTVWLKQDLAATTKKWKIVYLHFPPYSMGGHSSEGDPDLTAIRQRINPILERYGVDMVVLGHSHNYERSYPIHDQYGPMSDFSSNPSAYRFPEDNGSGRYDGSDNSCAYKSTSEKKKQGTVYVVAGSSGALGTNPNLGTHAVMVSTQRLQGGSFYFEVEDNRLDAKFIQPSSSSNYSISDQFTILKDVGLTQTLTSPSGQSMTLTASYLSDYQWSSSANTGFSASTRSIVVNPLAGTTSTYTVRDSKNCVQDVFTVISSGPMFTLKSGNWNDPSIWSGNRVPTSSDTLQLKHLVSIPNNTEVHALTINYDPGIKLQIGLQAKVRIAN